A single region of the Brassica rapa cultivar Chiifu-401-42 chromosome A03, CAAS_Brap_v3.01, whole genome shotgun sequence genome encodes:
- the LOC103859247 gene encoding F-box protein At3g07870, translating into MAQENSFKKRKITTVDDRGGLLESLPGDILTDIFSRLPISSLAKLMFVCRSWRSILTTQHGLISSSCSSDKKPCLLLHCDSPIRNGLHFLDLSEEEKRIKTKKFTLRFASSMPEFDVVGSCNGLLCLSDSLYNDSLYLYNPFTTNSLELPECSNKYHDQELVFGFGFHQKTKEYKVVKIVYFRGSSSSYRGRGRIQYKQSEVQVLTLPTRRDQSLSWRSLGKAPYKFMKRPTEALVNGRLHFVTRPRRHVPDRKFVSFDLEDEEFREIPKPDCGGLNRINHRLVNLKGCLSAVVYGNYGKLDIWVMKSYGVKESWGKEYSIGTYVPKGLKQSSDRPMWIWKNAENGKVVRVLCVLENGEILLEYKSRVLVSYDPKLGKFKDLVVQGMPNWFHTVVHVGTLSWLDTPLDL; encoded by the coding sequence ATGGCTCAAGAGAACAGTTTCAAGAAGAGAAAGATCACCACCGTGGACGACCGTGGAGGACTTTTAGAATCCCTTCCCGGAGATATCCTCACCGACATATTCTCTCGCCTTCCCATCTCCTCCTTAGCTAAACTCATGTTCGTTTGCAGATCTTGGAGATCCATTTTGACGACACAACACGGTCttatctcttcttcttgttcttccgACAAGAAGCCATGTCTTCTCCTTCACTGCGATTCGCCAATACGCAACGGCCTCCACTTCTTGGACTTGTCTGAAGAAGAGAAACGTATCAAGACCAAGAAATTCACCTTAAGATTCGCATCTTCCATGCCTGAGTTCGACGTGGTAGGTTCTTGTAACGGTTTGCTCTGTTTGTCTGATTCTCTTTACAACGACTCTCTCTACCTCTACAACCCTTTCACCACAAACTCCTTAGAGCTTCCTGAATGTTCCAACAAGTACCATGATCAAGAACTCGTGTTCGGCTTCGGGTTCCATCAAAAGACAAAGGAGTACAAAGTTGTAAAGATAGTTTACTTCAGAGGTAGTAGTAGTAGCTACCGAGGTCGTGGTCGGATCCAGTACAAGCAATCAGAGGTTCAGGTCTTAACCTTACCAACAAGAAGAGATCAATCTTTATCTTGGAGAAGCTTAGGGAAAGCTCCTTACAAGTTTATGAAACGTCCCACGGAGGCTTTGGTCAACGGGAGGTTACATTTTGTGACAAGGCCTCGTAGGCACGTGCCTGATCGTAAGTTTGTATCATTTGATCTTGAAGATGAGGAGTTTAGAGAGATTCCTAAACCGGACTGCGGTGGGCTAAACCGGATCAACCATAGGTTAGTGAACCTTAAAGGGTGTCTTAGTGCCGTTGTTTATGGAAACTATGGGAAGTTAGATATATGGGTTATGAAGAGCTACGGGGTTAAGGAGTCTTGGGGCAAAGAGTATAGCATTGGGACTTACGTGCCGAAGGGGCTAAAGCAGAGTTCGGACCGACCAATGTGGATTTGGAAGAACGCTGAGAATGGTAAAGTGGTTAGGGTTTTGTGTGTGTTGGAGAATGGAGAGATCTTGTTGGAGTATAAGAGTAGGGTTCTTGTGTCTTATGATCCAAAATTGGGTAAGTTTAAAGATCTTGTTGTTCAAGGTATGCCTAATTGGTTTCACACTGTTGTTCATGTTGGAACATTATCTTGGCTTGATACACCACTTGATTTATGA
- the LOC103859252 gene encoding probable ADP-ribosylation factor GTPase-activating protein AGD11 produces MSLSCSHCLGSSSKMSVGQENVYPVEVPGSRACLYDLLCSDTPRWTLQMDLQTSSSSDPRDRLEKLLKQPGNKYCADCGSPKPKWVSLNLGVFICIKCSGVHRSLGVHISKVLSVKLDEWTDDQVDMLVGCGGNTVVNQRFEACNIDQLKKPKPDSNNEERSDFIRKKYELHQFMDPNDSDLCSHQQPSQVNNPPASLCSSSHRSAKNRIGHALRNSWGRRESDHKGTKKSNSLAGMVEFVGLIKVNVVKGTNLAVRDVMTSDPYVILSLGQQSVKTRVIKNNLNPVWNETLMLSIPEQVPPLKVLVYDKDKFTTDDFMGEAEIDIEPLVSAAIEYETSTIRETRRLGSWLACKEDTSVSDGIVSHEEVKVKQDISLRLQKVERGVLEIQIECLPLTQ; encoded by the exons ATGTCTCTCTCGTGTTCTCATTGTCTCGGCTCTAGTTCGAAAATGTCTGTCGGTCAAGAAAATGTCTATCCTGTCGAAGTTCCTG GGTCGCGTGCTTGCTTATATGACCTTTTATGTTCTGACACACCAAGATGGACTCTTCAAATGGATTTGcagacatcttcttcttctg ATCCTCGAGATCGGTTGGAGAAGTTGCTGAAGCAACCTGGTAATAAATATTGTGCTGACTGTGGATCTCCCAAACCGAAATGGGT ATCTTTAAACCTCGGCGTATTCATCTGCATAAAGTGTTCTGGTGTACACAGAAGCCTTGGAGTTCATATATCAAAG GTTTTATCAGTTAAGCTAGATGAGTGGACAGATGATCAAGTTGATATGCTCGTAGGGTGCGGTGGAAACACTGTAGTGAACCAAAGATTCGAAGCTTGCAACATCGACCAGTTAAAGAAACCTAAACCTGATTCCAATAATGAGGAACGCAGTGATTTCATCAG GAAGAAATATGAGCTGCACCAGTTTATGGATCCAAATGATAGTGATTTGTGCTCTCATCAGCAGCCTAGCCAAGTAAATAATCCACCAGCGTCTTTATGTTCTTCTAGCCACCGTTCTGCGAAAAACCGTATTGGTCATGCTCTTAGGAATAGCTGGGGAAGAAGAGAATCTGATCACAAAGGCACAAAGAAGAGCAACTCTCTG GCAGGTATGGTCGAGTTTGTCGGATTGATTAAGGTTAATGTGGTTAAAGGAACAAACCTTGCGGTTCGAGATGTGATGACCAGTGATCCTTATGTCATCCTTTCTCTTGGCCAACAA TCGGTAAAAACAAGGGTGATAAAGAACAACTTGAATCCTGTGTGGAATGAGACGTTGATGCTTTCGATACCTGAGCAGGTGCCTCCTCTCAAAGTG CTAGTGTACGACAAGGACAAGTTCACGACGGATGATTTCATGGGAGAGGCAGAGATAGACATAGAACCATTGGTGAGTGCAGCAATAGAGTACGAGACATCAACCATAAGAGAAACGAGGCGGCTGGGGAGTTGGCTGGCGTGCAAAGAGGATACATCGGTGAGTGATGGAATAGTCTCACATGAAGAAGTGAAAGTGAAACAAGACATTTCACTAAGGCTTCAAAAAGTGGAGAGAGGTGTTCTTGAGATCCAGATTGAATGTCTTCCACTAACTCAATGA
- the LOC103859249 gene encoding growth hormone-regulated TBC protein 1, which produces MFGIQSKRDLTTELQSQIPILRPSIHARRANIVVKFQDLYGFTVEGNVDDVNVLNEVREKVRNQGRVWWALEASKGANWYLQPDTLLTGDGIVSKTSLKISALSNAITLKRLIRKGIPPVLRPKVWFSLSGAAKKKSTVPESYYGDLTKAVDGMVTPATRQIDHDLPRTFPGHPWLDTPEGHAALRRVLVGYSFRDSDVGYCQGLNYVAALLLLVMKTEEDAFWMLAVLLENVLVRDCYTTNLSGCHVEQRVFKDLLAQKCPRIATHLDDMGFDVSLVATEWFLCLFSKSLPSETTLRVWDVLFYEGAKVLFHAALAIFKMKETELLMAHQVGDVINIIQTTSHQLFDPDELLTVAFEKIGSMTTNTISKQRKKQEPAVMAELDQRLRRLNSLKESGKST; this is translated from the exons ATGTTCGGAATCCAAAGCAAAAGAGACTTAACAACCGAGCTCCAATCCCAAATCCCGATCCTCCGCCCCAGCATCCACGCCCGACGAGCCAACATCGTCGTCAAGTTCCAAGACCTATACGGCTTCACCGTAGAAGGAAACGTCGACGACGTCAACGTCCTAAACGAAGTCAGAGAGAAAGTGAGGAACCAAGGCCGTGTCTGGTGGGCTCTCGAGGCTAGCAAAGGAGCTAACTGGTATCTCCAGCCGGATACTCTGTTGACCGGAGACGGTATCGTGTCGAAGACGTCTCTGAAGATCTCGGCTTTGAGTAATGCGATTACGCTGAAGAGGCTGATCAGGAAAGGGATACCTCCCGTGCTGAGGCCTAAGGTGTGGTTCTCTCTCTCCGGTGCTGCTAAGAAGAAGTCTACTGTTCCGGAGAGTTATTACGGTGATTTGACTAAGGCTGTTGATGGGATGGTTACGCCTGCCACGCGGCAGATTGATCAT GATCTGCCACGGACTTTCCCAGGGCATCCATGGTTGGACACTCCAGAGGGTCATGCTGCTCTAAGGCGTGTGCTTGTTGGATATTCATTTCGAGACTCTGATGTTGGTTATTGCCAG GGACTAAACTATGTTGCAGCGTTACTATTACTTGTGATGAAGACAGAAGAAGACGCCTTCTGGATGCTAGCAGTCCTTTTAGAAAACGTATTAGTCCGCGACTGCTACACAACCAACTTGTCTGGTTGCCATGTTGAGCAAAGGGTTTTCAAAGATTTGCTCGCCCAAAAATGTCCTCG AATAGCTACTCATCTTGACGATATGGGCTTTGATGTTTCCCTTGTAGCCACAGAGTGGTTTCTATGCCTCTTTTCCAAAAGCTTGCCTTCTGAg ACAACTCTACGAGTTTGGGATGTACTTTTCTATGAAGGAGCTAAGGTTCTTTTCCATGCAGCTTTGGCAATATTCAAG ATGAAAGAAACTGAGCTGCTTATGGCACACCAGGTTGGTGATGTAATCAACATAATACAGACTACCTCACACCAGCTCTTTGACCCTGATGAGTTACTAACG GTGGCGTTTGAGAAAATTGGATCAATGACTACCAACACAATATCTAAGCAGCGGAAGAAACAGGAACCAGCGGTGATGGCAGAACTTGACCAGAGACTTAGGAGACTAAACTCTCTTAAAGAAAGTGGTAAGAGTACATAA
- the LOC103859248 gene encoding rho GDP-dissociation inhibitor 1 — translation MSLVSSSRDMGGDDESTSRTHRHDGTDDEGVESLGRQMSESSICATEEEEEDEDSKLHLGPQYTIKEHLEKDKDDESLRKWKEQLLGSVDVTNIGETLDPEVKIISLAILSPGRPDIVLMVPENGNPKGMWFTLKEGSKYCLKFTFHVNNNIVSGLRYTNTVWKTGVKVDRTKEMLGTFSPQLEPYNHVMPEETTPSGLFARGSYSARTKFLDDDNKCYLEINYSFDIRKEWPAV, via the exons atGTCTTTGGTATCGAGTTCCAGAGACATGGGAGGAGACGACGAAAGCACGTCCAGAACTCACCGTCACGACGGCACAGACGACGAGGGCGTTGAGTCCTTGGGGAGGCAGATGAGCGAGTCTTCTATCTGCGCtacagaggaagaagaggaagacgaaGATTCAAAATTGCATCTGGGTCCTCAGTACACTATCAAGGAGCATCTCGAGAAGGATAAA GATGATGAGAGCTTGAGGAAGTGGAAGGAACAGCTTCTTGGAAGTGTTGATGTCACCAACATTGGag AGACTCTTGACCCTGAAGTGAAGATCATTAGCCTGGCGATCTTATCACCTGGAAGGCCTGATATTGTTCTTATGGTGCCTGAGAATGGGAATCCAAAGGGAATGTGGTTTACTttgaaagaagggagcaagtACTGTTTGAAATTCACATTTCATGTTAACAACAACATTGTCTCTGGTCTTAGGTACACCAATACTGTGTGGAAGACCGGCGTTAAAG TGGATAGAACAAAGGAAATGCTTGGAACCTTTAGTCCTCAGCTAGAGCCATACAACCACGTGATGCCTGAAGAGACCACTCCTTCTGGCTTGTTTGCTCGTGGATCATATTCTGCAAGAACTAAG TTTCTTGATGATGATAATAAGTGCTACTTGGAGATCAACTACAGCTTCGACATCCGTAAAGAATGGCCTGCGGTTTGA
- the LOC103859250 gene encoding reactive oxygen species modulator 1, with product MAKDCLTKVVAGAAIGGAVGGAVGAVYGTYEAIRFKVPGLMKIRYIGQTTMGSAAIFGLFLGAGSLIHCGK from the exons ATGGCGAAAGATTGTTTAACCAAAGTCGTTGCCGGAGCTGCAATCGGCGGCGCAGTTGGCGGCGCTGTAG GTGCTGTCTATGGAACTTACGAGGCGATTAGATTCAAG GTCCCTGGGCTAATGAAGATAAGGTACATAGGGCAGACAACCATGGGCAGCGCAGCGATTTTCGGACTTTTCCTAGGTGCAGGCAGTTTGATACACTGTGGAAAATAA